The Rutidosis leptorrhynchoides isolate AG116_Rl617_1_P2 unplaced genomic scaffold, CSIRO_AGI_Rlap_v1 contig339, whole genome shotgun sequence genome includes a window with the following:
- the LOC139883006 gene encoding inactive protein kinase SELMODRAFT_444075-like → MNRETKRGKQEKGISHVAAEKVVVAVKASKEIPKTALVWALTHVVQPGDCITLLVVVPSQGSGRRFWGFPRFAGDCASGQRKSHPGEQKIDITDTCSQMILQLQDVYDPNKINVKIKIVSGTPCGAVASEAKKAQANWVVLDKQLKNEEKRCMEELQCNIVVMKHSQPKVLRLNLVGLPKKEAEVSDLLLSEQEETSKNKNDLSDSIRGPVVTPTSSPELGTPFTATEAGTSSVSSSDPCTSPFFMSGMNGDLKKIESVDEKDSRVLDDSSSDSDSDKLSSCSTSLRFQPWIGDFLASSHHRSLQHTEESPQRGIGKGYSSTTKALLDKYSKRETEAEIGSTSWRADADFCGNVREAISLSRNAPLGSPPLCSICQHKAPVFGKPPRWFSYAELELATGGFSKANFLAEGGFGSVHRGILPNGQAVAVKQHKLASSQGDLEFCSEVEVLSCAQHRNVVMLIGFCIEDGKRLLVYEYICNGSLDSHLYGNHQEPLEWSARQKIAVGAARGLRYLHEECRVGCIVHRDMRPNNILITHDYEPLVGDFGLARWQPDGDAGVETRVIGTFGYLAPEYAQSGQITDKADVYSFGVVLVELVTGRKAVDLNRPKGQQCLAEWARPLLEEYAVDELIDPRLRNSYSEQEVYCMLHAASLCIRRDPHSRPRMSQVLRVLEGDTIMDSNYMSTPSHDVGNHSGRIWLGQQQSHHSIGNPMLNEVLDTFSGKQSLDSPRLTFGQGDNRTRRTPCEGHL, encoded by the exons ATGAATAGAGAAACGAAAAGAGGGAAGCAAGAGAAAGGTATCAGTCATGTAGCGGCTGAGAAAGTTGTGGTTGCTGTCAAGGCATCAAAGGAGATTCCAAAGACTGCTCTTGTGTGGGCTTTGACTCATGTCGTCCAACCTGGTGATTGCATCACCTTGCTCGTCGTAGTTCCTTCTCAAGGCTCAG GCCGAAGATTTTGGGGTTTTCCGAGATTTGCTGGTGATTGTGCTAGTGGTCAACGAAAGTCTCACCCTGGAGAGCAGAAGATTGACATTACAGATACTTGTTCTCAGATGATTCTTCAGCTCCAAGATGTTTATGATCCAAATAAA ATAAACGTCAAGATTAAGATTGTTTCAGGGACTCCATGTGGAGCAGTTGCATCCGAGGCAAAGAAAGCTCAAGCCAATTGGGTTGTGTTAGACAA ACAGCTAAAGAATGAGGAGAAACGCTGCATGGAAGAGCTGCAATGCAACATTGTGGTCATGAAACATTCTCAACCAAAAGTTCTACGCTTGAATTTAGTTGGATTACCGAAGAAAGAAGCTGAAGTTTCCGACTTGCTGCTTTCTGAACAAGAGGAAACATCGAAAAACAAGAATGACTTGTCAGATTCTATACGAGGACCAGTAGTGACTCCAACTAGTAGTCCAGAGTTAGGGACACCATTTACTGCTACCGAAGCTGGAACTTCTTCAGTATCAAGCTCAGATCCTTGCACTTCTCCTTTTTTCATGTCCGGAATGAATGGAGACCTAAAGAAAATTGAATCGGTAGATGAAAAGGATAGCCGGGTTCTCGATGATTCTAGTTCCGACTCGGATAGCGACAAACTCTCATCGTGTTCAACAAGTTTGAGGTTCCAACCATGGATAGGAGATTTTCTTGCTTCTTCTCATCATCGTTCTTTACAACACACTGAAGAAAGCCCACAGAGAGGTATCGGCAAGGGTTATTCATCAACAACAAAAGCCTTGCTTGACAAGTACTCAAAACGTGAAACAGAAGCTGAAATCGGATCGACAAGCTGGCGAGCCGATGCTGATTTCTGTGGAAATGTAAGGGAAGCCATTTCTTTGTCCAGAAATGCTCCTCTCGGTTCACCTCCATTATGTTCGATATGTCAACATAAGGCTCCTGTATTTGGAAAGCCCCCAAGGTGGTTTAGCTATGCTGAGCTAGAGCTCGCAACCGGTGGATTTTCCAAAGCTAATTTTTTGGCTGAAGGAGGCTTTGGTTCTGTCCACAGAGGAATTCTACCAAATGGCCAGGCTGTTGCTGTAAAACAGCACAAATTGGCTAGTTCTCAGGGAGATCTCGAATTTTGTTCGGAAGTGGAAGTCCTTAGCTGCGCTCAGCACCGAAATGTGGTTATGCTGATTGGATTTTGTATTGAAGATGGTAAAAGATTGTTAGTCTACGAATACATATGCAATGGCTCTTTGGATTCTCATTTATATG GAAATCATCAAGAGCCTTTAGAGTGGTCTGCAAGGCAAAAAATTGCTGTGGGAGCCGCTCGAGGTCTACGATATCTTCACGAAGAATGCAGAGTTGGATGTATAGTCCATCGTGACATGAGGCCAAATAACATCCTCATCACCCATGACTATGAACCACTG GTTGGAGACTTCGGCCTTGCAAGGTGGCAGCCTGATGGAGATGCTGGTGTTGAGACTAGAGTGATAGGGACATTTGG GTATTTAGCTCCGGAATATGCACAGAGTGGTCAGATCACTGACAAAGCCGACGTTTATTCATTTGGTGTTGTCTTAGTTGAGCTTGTTACTGGAAGAAAAGCAGTTGACCTTAATCGTCCAAAGGGTCAACAATGTCTCGCTGAATGG GCTCGACCATTGTTGGAAGAATATGCCGTTGATGAATTGATTGATCCGAGGCTGAGGAATTCTTATTCAGAACAAGAAGTCTACTGCATGCTTCATGCAGCATCTCTATGCATTCGACGTGACCCACATTCTAGGCCTCGTATGTCACAG GTACTTCGTGTATTGGAAGGAGACACTATCATGGATTCGAATTACATGTCGACACCTTCCCACGATGTTGGAAACCATAGTGGACGAATTTGGCTAGGTCAGCAGCAAAGTCATCATAGTATTGGCAACCCCATGTTAAACGAAGTGTTGGATACTTTCAGCGGCAAGCAATCTCTCGATTCACCTAGGTTGACATTCGGTCAAGGGGACAACAGGACTAGGAGAACTCCATGTGAAGGTCATTTGTAA